The region TGGAAGCATGTGAGTCCGCCATCCGCCTTTTCCCAGAAAAAAGGCGGACTCATGGCTCACCCACACTACTCCCAAGGCGGACTTACCAGCCACTTGGTGCACACCAGGTAGCATCCAAGACAGATTTCGTGAAGCGCAATACGAATGTTAAATAATGTTAACCGCTTTGCAGTAGCCTGCCGTTTATATAGCTTAGCACCCTATATTTTTAATTGACGGTATCGTATTATTAGCTTATCTTTGCACAATGTTTAAAATTAAACACCTATTTATACTAATTTTCACCACTTTAGCCATTACTTTGGCCGGCTGTAAAAGCCAGTTTGAGAAAATCAGGGCAAGTAATGACGTAGGAAAAAAATACCAGGAAGCGCTCCGCCTATATAAAAAGAAGAGTTACTCCAAAGCACTGATCCTTTTTGAGGATCTGGCTCAAAAATACAGAGGCAGGGAGCAAGCAGAAGAATTGAATTATTATTACGCGCTGACGCTGTACAATCTTAAAGACTATACCACAGCAAGATATCAGTTTAAGCAGTTTGCAGATACGTATCCTGCCAGTCAGTATGCGGAAGAATGCAGATATATGGCAGCATATTGCTATTATCTGGAATCGCCAAGGCCCTCGCTGGATCAGGAAAACACTTACAAGGCCATAGATGCTTTACAGTTATTTATCAATTTCTATCCGAACAGCGCGCGCGTTGCAGACGCTACCAAGTACATAGGAATTTTACGGGGCAAGCTGGAAGACAAGGCATATGCAAATGCCAAGATGTATTACGAGCTTGGCGGCGTAGGGGTTAATGCTACTAACTATCGCGCCGCAGTTATCGCATTGCAAAATGCCCAGATTGACTTTCCTGACATTAAATATGCGGAGGAAATGGGTTTGCTTACTATTAAAGCCCAATATGCTTTTGCGCAAAACAGTATTGAGGAGCGCCAGGAAGAGCGTTTCAATGAGGCCATCACTTACGCTGACGAATTTGTAGAATCTTATCCTGAGAGCAAGTCGCTTGAAGAAGCTAAAAATTTAAAAAAGGATAGTGAGGCAGCTATTCTGAATGCCAGGAAAGTTCTGGCTGAGAGAAAAGCCAACTATGAAAGAATCAGGGCTGAAATGGCCGAAGACACTAAAAAAGATACTTTGAATTCAGTAAAAAACTCTTTAAAATAAGCACAATGAATAAAAATACTATACCCAATACTACGGTTACCAGAAATGTGAACGATCTGGACCAGCGCACTGAGAATATCTATGAATCGCTTGTGATTATCGCGAAAAGAGCTAATCAGATCTCTAATAACATGAAAGAAGAACTTCATGGCAAACTTGCCGAGTTCGCATCTTCTAACGATAACCTGGAAGAGATTTTTGAAAACCGGGAACAGATCGAGATCAGCAAGCATTATGAGCGTTTACCAAAACCTACTTTAATTGCTATCGACGAATTTTTGAACGGCAAGGTTTACCATAGAAATCCTGCTAAAGAGCAATAAATTTCGGCATAGGTTTAATATTGCATTACTGCATCACCAACCATGCTAAAAGACAAAAAAATTCTTCTCGGCGTTTGCGGCAGCATTGCAGCGTATAAGTCTGCTTCTTTAGTCAGACTGCTGGTTAAGGCTGGTGCAAACGTTAGGGTGGTGCTTACACAGGATGCATCAAACTTTATTACGCCGCTCACACTTGCTACGCTTTCTAAAAATCCTGTATACACTCAATATTTTGATTCCGAAACCGGTGTATGGAGCAACCATGTTGAGCTTGGCCTCTGGGCCGACTTCATGCTGATTGCGCCGCTGAGTGCCAATACGCTTGCAAAAATGGCTTCAGGCTTGTGCGATAATCTGCTTACAGCAGTATATCTTTCTGTGAAATGTCCTGTTGTTGTTGCCCCGGCTATGGACCTGGACATGTGGAAACACGAACAGACGCAGGCAAACATTCAAAAAATTATTTCTTTCGGCAATACCGTGATACAACCTGGAAGTGGTGAACTGGCAAGCGGATTACATGGTGAAGGCAGAATGGCAGAACCGGAAGACATTCTTGAGCAGCTTTCCAAATTGATCGGGTCTGGGCTCCCGCTTCTTGGCAGGAAAGTCATGGTTACTGCGGGACCAACCTATGAAGCGATTGATCCTGTAAGATTTATTGGCAACCATTCCTCAGGAAAAATGGGTATTGCAATTGCTGAAGAATTTGCACGCCTGGGCGCGGATGTGACATTGATTTGCGGGCCTACCGGCGAAAAAAGTGCGGATCCGGTGAAGCGCATTGATGTAACTAGTGCGGCAGAAATGCTTGATGCCTGCAAGAGCGTGTTTCCTGAAAGTGATATCACGGTAATGAGTGCCGCTGTGGCAGATTACAGGCCTGCGACGGTGGCTGATCAGAAGATCAAAAAAAAGGATAAAACGCTCCACCTGGATCTTGAGAAAACGGTGGATATACTAGCTACCCTTGGTGAGACAAAGCGCACCAATCAGGTTCTGGTAGGATTTGCACTGGAAACCGAGAACGAAGAAGCCTACGCCAAAGAGAAATTAGCCGCTAAGCATCTTGATCTTATTGTGCTTAACTCCTTAAACGATCAGGGTGCCGGATTCAGGTCGGACGCCAATAAAATCACCGTATTTGATAAGGCCCTCCGGAAAAAGGCTTTTGAATTGAAACCTAAGACGGAGGTCGCGAAAGACATCTGCATGGAGGTCTTAAAATTACTGACACCATGAAACTGTACGCCTCTGCCCTATTTTTGTTTTTGGTATTTTGTATCAATTTAAGCCAGGCGCAGGAATTAAATGCAAGGGTTCAGGTTTTGGCTCCTCAGGTAAGCAACATCGAAAAGCGGAATCTGGACATCATCCAGAACGTTGTAGCTAATTTCATGAATAACAATAAATGGAGCGACGAAACTTACCTGGCTCAGGAACGGATTGAGTGCGATTTCGTTATCACACTTACCGAGTGGGACGGAAGTTCTGGTTATAAGGCTGAAGCACAGATCCAGTCGAGCCGACCTGTATATGGCTCGTCGTACAACAGTGTTCTTTTGAATTTGAGCGACAAGGATTTCAGTTTCAACTATGCAGAGGGGCAACCTTTAGATCTTTCCAACGAGACCTTTACCTCCAATCTTAGTTCATTGCTTAGTTTCTACGCATATGTAATCGTCGGCCTGGATAAAGACAGTTTTTCCAGATTAGGCGGAACGCCTTACTACGGTAGGGCTGTTAAAATACTCAATCTGGCGCAGACAGCCGGCTACCCGGGCTGGAAAGCGGGCGACGGTCTGCGCAACAGGTTCTGGCTAAGCGACAACCTGACGAACCAGAATTTTGAGGCGCTCAGATCATTTATATATGACTATCATTTTGGGGGGCTCGACCAGTTGCACGAAAACCCTGCGCGTGGGGTGAAAAGGATCATAGGCATGCTTCCGGACTTGAAACAGATGGACAAGCAGCGACTAGGTTCACCGTTTCCTTCCTTCTATTTTACTTCTAAAGCTGACGAGCTGGTTAAGGTTTGTTCTATCCCGACCGGCGATCCTTCGGACCGGATCAAGGCCTATAATATCCTTGTGGATGTGGATCCGGCGAACATCAGCAAATATGACCTGCTTAAAGCAAACAATGATCAGGCAGGAAACCAGAGACTGAATTGATAAGTATTGCCGCTACGATGAATACGCAATGGCTAAAGTTTGCTAATTTAGCAGCGTATGCTACAAAGACTTTCTATTCGCAATTATGCATTGATCGACAGTGTGGAACTGGAGCCAGATGGCGGTCTGAATATTATAACAGGTGAAACCGGGGCAGGTAAGTCAATCATCCTCGGGGCGCTTTCACTGATATTGGGACAAAGGGCCGAAACGCGGTTCTTTTTCAATCAGGACCGGAAATGTATTATTGAAGGACACTTTCTTTTAAAGAACGAAGCACTGAAAGGGCTTTTTGACAGCAATGATATTGACTTTGGTACGGAGACGATTTTAAGGCGTGAGATTTCAACGGATGGCAAGTCGCGGGCTTTCATTAACGATACGCCGGTCAACCTCTCGCTCATGAAACAGGTAGGCGAGCAACTCATTGACATCCACTCGCAGCATGCAACGCTGGAGCTTAACGATCCTGAGTTTCAGTTGCTCGTGGTAGATACGCTGGCAGATCATCAAGGATTGCTTGACGACTACAGGGCTAAATTCAGGTTGTTCCAGAAAACGCAGCATAAATTAAAGTCGCTCCGTGAGCTGGCCATTGAAGCGAACAGTCGCCAGGACTACGAGCAATACCTGTTTAACGAATTGGATGCCGCGCGGCTTAGTAGCGGCGAACAAGAAGTCCTGGAACAGGAGCTGGAAACGCTGACGCATGCTGAGCAGATTAAGCATGCCCTGGTCGGCACCTATAATATCATCAGCGAGCAGGAAATCTCTGCTTTGCCTTTGCTGAAACAGGCGCTGAGTCAATTAAGCAGCGTTGAGC is a window of Pedobacter faecalis DNA encoding:
- a CDS encoding DNA-directed RNA polymerase subunit omega: MNKNTIPNTTVTRNVNDLDQRTENIYESLVIIAKRANQISNNMKEELHGKLAEFASSNDNLEEIFENREQIEISKHYERLPKPTLIAIDEFLNGKVYHRNPAKEQ
- the coaBC gene encoding bifunctional phosphopantothenoylcysteine decarboxylase/phosphopantothenate--cysteine ligase CoaBC, which translates into the protein MLKDKKILLGVCGSIAAYKSASLVRLLVKAGANVRVVLTQDASNFITPLTLATLSKNPVYTQYFDSETGVWSNHVELGLWADFMLIAPLSANTLAKMASGLCDNLLTAVYLSVKCPVVVAPAMDLDMWKHEQTQANIQKIISFGNTVIQPGSGELASGLHGEGRMAEPEDILEQLSKLIGSGLPLLGRKVMVTAGPTYEAIDPVRFIGNHSSGKMGIAIAEEFARLGADVTLICGPTGEKSADPVKRIDVTSAAEMLDACKSVFPESDITVMSAAVADYRPATVADQKIKKKDKTLHLDLEKTVDILATLGETKRTNQVLVGFALETENEEAYAKEKLAAKHLDLIVLNSLNDQGAGFRSDANKITVFDKALRKKAFELKPKTEVAKDICMEVLKLLTP
- a CDS encoding outer membrane protein assembly factor BamD, with protein sequence MFKIKHLFILIFTTLAITLAGCKSQFEKIRASNDVGKKYQEALRLYKKKSYSKALILFEDLAQKYRGREQAEELNYYYALTLYNLKDYTTARYQFKQFADTYPASQYAEECRYMAAYCYYLESPRPSLDQENTYKAIDALQLFINFYPNSARVADATKYIGILRGKLEDKAYANAKMYYELGGVGVNATNYRAAVIALQNAQIDFPDIKYAEEMGLLTIKAQYAFAQNSIEERQEERFNEAITYADEFVESYPESKSLEEAKNLKKDSEAAILNARKVLAERKANYERIRAEMAEDTKKDTLNSVKNSLK
- a CDS encoding DUF4835 family protein — translated: MKLYASALFLFLVFCINLSQAQELNARVQVLAPQVSNIEKRNLDIIQNVVANFMNNNKWSDETYLAQERIECDFVITLTEWDGSSGYKAEAQIQSSRPVYGSSYNSVLLNLSDKDFSFNYAEGQPLDLSNETFTSNLSSLLSFYAYVIVGLDKDSFSRLGGTPYYGRAVKILNLAQTAGYPGWKAGDGLRNRFWLSDNLTNQNFEALRSFIYDYHFGGLDQLHENPARGVKRIIGMLPDLKQMDKQRLGSPFPSFYFTSKADELVKVCSIPTGDPSDRIKAYNILVDVDPANISKYDLLKANNDQAGNQRLN